The window AGTAAATTCAAGGACGCTTGCGTATGCATTAGATTAGCTATAAAGTCAGTGTGAGAATGAAGTTCATCTTCATTATGCAACTTCCCTTGAGGAAATAAAACTCTAATTGGAATATTTTAGGAACCAAGGTAGTACAGGTGCTTTGTTCCACACTGGTTAGAATGGGATGACCAATGTTATACTTGCGTGGCTTAACTCTTCCACACCAATAACTGGATTTTGGGTTGTGGTTCTCTAAGGTACTTAAGTACCTAAcaaatatgattcaaaatacTTCAATGAACTCTCGTTTGTATTTGCTGTattgtaatttgttttattacaATAGGAAGAGAGGAACGTCTATACCTTTGGCAATGTTGGGATTCTCAGATCTGACTATATTATACTGGCTTGTGTTTTCCTAATGCAGAACATTCAGAAGCTGAGTTAGAggattttaaatctttctttGACGATTTCATCGCTCATAAGAACTCCAAGCTACAAGTATGGTTCATCGACTTCTTTATAATTCCAGTTAAGAATAGCAGGACAAATTCTAATCTTCTGTCTCTGATTGCAGGAATCATTTTTAAGAAGTGCATCAGAACCAGCTGAAGCAAATGGTGGAGGAGAAGGTGGTATGTCCAAATTTGGAAATACAGATGAAGTGAGACGTTCTGAGGCATTGGAAAGCGAAGTAAGGAGGTTTAGGAGTGAGTATGAAAAACTCGCCTCAGAAAAGAGTTCGGAGGTGTCTGCGCTGGTGACCGAGAATAAATTTGTATGGAATCAATATAATGTTATAGAAGCCGATTACTCTAGTAAATTGAAGAATAAGCACTCAGAGCTTGAACGTGCACATCTAAAGGTAGAGGAACTTCTAGCCACATTGGAACAATTACAGAGCTCAAACAATGAGAAGGATGATGTTATTGCAATGTTACGAAACCAAGTCGGGAAGATGGAAACTGactcatttaaattaaaagacgAAATTTCCAGACTTTCACACGACTTAGAAGTGCAAAGGAAGTCTGTGAATGCAACTGCCACACCCGTGTTGAAACCATGCAAGGCAGGACTTAGGACATCTGGTTTGGGAGGCAAAAATGGCTCGCGGAGCCGAAGTAATGTCATTGTCAACAAAGATGCATATTCTGCACAACCTTCTCATTCGGTAAGTAGACTATGATaatatgtaaattatttatgcagataatgattttgattttgaacattttactttttgtggTCCATTTTGTGTGTTCATATGGAAAGTTGAATACCTTGGGTAATTGTCAATTTAGGCTGGTATTGGGGTAGTTTATTTAAGATTCTAACTCAAATTCAACTTTTCACTGTGAGTAGGGAAACCAAATGAAGAGAGGCGCTGGTGATATTTCAGATCCAGGGACTCCAAGGTTGTTCACCTCTAGTTTCAAGGTCCCTAAACTGAAGAACGAAATCAATTTGTAGATTTGCTAGTGTGTTACTTATAGCTGTGTGTGATCaataataatgtattattGCTGTTgctgaaaaatgaaaatagttgtcagttattttatatataatgtataatgaattattcattatttttccaATGTAACAACTAAATTATCAATCAGAATGTCTGTTTTAGGAaacttttaacataaaatagtAGTATTGTGGGCATATTGATAATATGCCGTCAGCCTCTATAGAGTAGACAACTTCCGCAAAACTTCTTATATCTAACAAAGAAAACTGCAACTACATTTTACATCATACTTACGAATCTTTTCAAAGTATGCCTCCCATATACTATTTGTTATGCATTAAGTAGGTTTCGCATCGGTGCTGGACAGTTACGACGGAGGTGACCACTTGGACCTAAAGTAAGGACGGTTCCACAGCAATATCAGCAGCAGAAACAGCAACACCGCGGCGCCCCAAGGTGAGGTCCTCTCTGCCTCCTGAGCCGACCTGCTCTTAGTTCTCATGGAAGCAGAACCAACTGTACCAGACACAGCTACAGAATTTGCAACAAAGATCATCAAAAACGGCAAAGCCAAAAGTAATAGCTTGAAGTCCAACACCATCTGCTGAGACTGcaaagaaagcaaaagaacGACGACGCCGAGGAATGCGAGCAGCGGCATAGGCGGGAGAGACATGGAAGACATTTTTCTCTCAGTCCATCCATACTTCCACTCGGGACCTCTTTCCTCCACCACCCAACTCATGGTCTTTTCAGGTTAGAAGCtttccttttactttttgGTGTAACAATCTGCAAAATAGACACAGAATCTGATACGCAAATGGTGAAATATTGAAGAGGGAGACTTGGCTTTTTTATAAGTAAATTCCCAACCGACCTTCCTCTAAGCACAGGGATGTTCTTGGAAGATTTGATCTCAATCTGTTCCAGACAGCAATAGATAAATATGAGAATGCGGctgtttagatttttttttttttggtttgttgtTTTGCAGTAAAGAACGAACACATGGAGGCCATGCAATGGACTTGACAAAAGCTTGTCATATGTAGTTTGTAAAGATATtgtttctacttttcttttcaaaggaGAGATAGTGTAGGTTAAGTGTTGCtgcaaaaagagaaattgaatCCAAAGTATTATAGCatagtataaaagaattttgcaaatttagctATGTTTTT of the Cucumis sativus cultivar 9930 chromosome 3, Cucumber_9930_V3, whole genome shotgun sequence genome contains:
- the LOC101222062 gene encoding uncharacterized protein LOC101222062 isoform X4 encodes the protein MGKSDRSKPSIERRNWGKIFNGLTQMLRTQQNQLETLVTERKLLEDRVKMQHERWVADIRLYEDHVSQMRDELFLQDMERSFQASKSDLLAGMKQTELYVCRLKIEHSEAELEDFKSFFDDFIAHKNSKLQESFLRSASEPAEANGGGEGGMSKFGNTDEVRRSEALESEVRRFRSEYEKLASEKSSEVSALVTENKFVWNQYNVIEADYSSKLKNKHSELERAHLKVEELLATLEQLQSSNNEKDDVIAMLRNQVGKMETDSFKLKDEISRLSHDLEVQRKSVNATATPVLKPCKAGLRTSGLGGKNGSRSRSNVIVNKDAYSAQPSHSGNQMKRGAGDISDPGTPRFRIGAGQLRRR
- the LOC101222062 gene encoding uncharacterized protein LOC101222062 isoform X5, which gives rise to MGKSDRSKPSIERRNWGKIFNGLTQMLRTQQNQLETLVTERKLLEDRVKMQHERWVADIRLYEDHVSQMRDELFLQDMERSFQASKSDLLAGMKQTELYVCRLKIEHSEAELEDFKSFFDDFIAHKNSKLQESFLRSASEPAEANGGGEGGMSKFGNTDEVRRSEALESEVRRFRSEYEKLASEKSSEVSALVTENKFVWNQYNVIEADYSSKLKNKHSELERAHLKVEELLATLEQLQSSNNEKDDVIAMLRNQVGKMETDSFKLKDEISRLSHDLEVQRKSVNATATPVLKPCKAGLRTSGLGGKNGSRSRSNVIVNKDAYSAQPSHSGNQMKRGAGDISDPGTPSYDGGDHLDLK
- the LOC101222062 gene encoding uncharacterized protein LOC101222062 isoform X3, with the translated sequence MGKSDRSKPSIERRNWGKIFNGLTQMLRTQQNQLETLVTERKLLEDRVKMQHERWVADIRLYEDHVSQMRDELFLQDMERSFQASKSDLLAGMKQTELYVCRLKIEHSEAELEDFKSFFDDFIAHKNSKLQESFLRSASEPAEANGGGEGGMSKFGNTDEVRRSEALESEVRRFRSEYEKLASEKSSEVSALVTENKFVWNQYNVIEADYSSKLKNKHSELERAHLKVEELLATLEQLQSSNNEKDDVIAMLRNQVGKMETDSFKLKDEISRLSHDLEVQRKSVNATATPVLKPCKAGLRTSGLGGKNGSRSRSNVIVNKDAYSAQPSHSGNQMKRGAGDISDPGTPRLFTSSFKLRRR
- the LOC101222062 gene encoding uncharacterized protein LOC101222062 isoform X2, giving the protein MGKSDRSKPSIERRNWGKIFNGLTQMLRTQQNQLETLVTERKLLEDRVKMQHERWVADIRLYEDHVSQMRDELFLQDMERSFQASKSDLLAGMKQTELYVCRLKIEHSEAELEDFKSFFDDFIAHKNSKLQESFLRSASEPAEANGGGEGGMSKFGNTDEVRRSEALESEVRRFRSEYEKLASEKSSEVSALVTENKFVWNQYNVIEADYSSKLKNKHSELERAHLKVEELLATLEQLQSSNNEKDDVIAMLRNQVGKMETDSFKLKDEISRLSHDLEVQRKSVNATATPVLKPCKAGLRTSGLGGKNGSRSRSNVIVNKDAYSAQPSHSGNQMKRGAGDISDPGTPRLFTSSFKVPKLKNEINL
- the LOC101222062 gene encoding uncharacterized protein LOC101222062 isoform X1, which gives rise to MGKSDRSKPSIERRNWGKIFNGLTQMLRTQQNQLETLVTERKLLEDRVKMQHERWVADIRLYEDHVSQMRDELFLQDMERSFQASKSDLLAGMKQTELYVCRLKIEHSEAELEDFKSFFDDFIAHKNSKLQESFLRSASEPAEANGGGEGGMSKFGNTDEVRRSEALESEVRRFRSEYEKLASEKSSEVSALVTENKFVWNQYNVIEADYSSKLKNKHSELERAHLKVEELLATLEQLQSSNNEKDDVIAMLRNQVGKMETDSFKLKDEISRLSHDLEVQRKSVNATATPVLKPCKAGLRTSGLGGKNGSRSRSNVIVNKDAYSAQPSHSGNQMKRGAGDISDPGTPRLFTSSFKVSHRCWTVTTEVTTWT